The following coding sequences are from one Nilaparvata lugens isolate BPH chromosome 4, ASM1435652v1, whole genome shotgun sequence window:
- the LOC120350939 gene encoding uncharacterized protein LOC120350939 — MMNHLVCLPDGKWPLILSCGALVLTVGSLIAISVSLETAYMWLLVVLMATLFLTTFTCSPKRTQIVEPESAEVSGSQPFWIVDLPPTYAHVIGSATPPPSYAAIHHLPPKYEEIKVDLRDPNLYRYSLAHQLENNMFDNFHRAQRNSANRASLASVHST, encoded by the exons ATGATGAATCATCTCGTTTGTTTACCG GACGGAAAGTGGCCGCTGATTCTGAGCTGCGGCGCCCTAGTGCTGACGGTGGGCTCCCTGATAGCCATCAGTGTGTCGCTGGAGACGGCCTACATGTGGCTGCTGGTCGTCCTCATGGCCACGCTCTTCCTCACCACATTCACCTGCTCTCCCAAGCGGACGCAGATTGTCGAGCCGGAATCAGCTGAG GTTTCCGGTTCCCAGCCTTTTTGGATAGTCGATCTGCCACCGACGTACGCACACGTGATAGGCTCAGCTACACCGCCTCCCAGCTACGCGGCCATCCACCATCTGCCACCAAAGTACGAGGAGATCAAGGTCGACCTCAGGGACCCCAACCTCTACCGGTACTCACTGGCGCATCAGCTCGAAAACAACATGTTTGACAACTTCCATCGTGCTCAAAGAAACTCGGCCAATCGAGCCAGTCTGGCCAGTGTGCATTCCACTTGA
- the LOC111049697 gene encoding splicing factor 3B subunit 2, protein MSGLPPQPPVGIPGLSIQPTSLPPPPPGIEMMNLSGPPPSTNKLEVESPGTADQPPPPGEQQPPPASKEPSSAAPGAGASQREVRLPIALEQALAFKSERAKQVGVVEQFESVKIEPPSPAPNEPLESVYEEYQDDEDEDDDEDEAEEIQPSKVEVKKEDKKSSRNRRKKKKKKSRTQRMKEMEQAREEKNKENKGKKKLEVEDDVEIVYIQETLGLHQLDPMYRQFAKIFEAFRITEPEKPAEFTNKDLAAAKEAAAKLANAHQLKKVPKLPDDYDEDEQGEEEMSKEEKKEKMSKRKLKKLTRLSVAELKQLVHRPDVVEMHDVTARDPKLLVQLKAHRNTVPVPRHWCFKRKYLQGKRGIEKPPFDLPDFIKKTGIMEMRASLQEKEDQRTLKAKMRERARPKLGKIDIDYQKLHDAFFKWQTKPRLTIHGDLYYEGKEFETRLKEKKPGDLSMELRTALGMPVGPNAHKVPPPWLIAMQRYGPPPSYPNLKIAGLNAPIPEGCSFGYHVGGWGKPPVDETGKPLYGDVFGTLSATHEQNEIDEEIDKSAWGELESESEEESEEESEEEEGGEGEPDRSGLMTPAEGMATPSGITSIPAGLETPEIIELRKKKIESEMEGSETPAALFQVLAEKRVDRVGGAMMASTHIYDMAAGAAGAGAGAAGGGKRVGQDTVEVALDPSELDLVDTDAMAARYEQQIREQQSHLQKEDLSDMLAEHVARQKNKRKRQQTQDNKQAKKYKEFKF, encoded by the exons ATGAGTGGATTACCGCCGCAGCCACCAGTTGGCATTCCTGGCCTGTCAATACAACCCACATCGCTGCCACCACCACCACCTGGCATCGAG ATGATGAACCTGAGCGGCCCACCACCTTCCACCAACAAACTGGAGGTGGAGTCTCCAGGCACAGCCGACCAGCCGCCGCCTCCAGGAGAGCAACAGCCGCCCCCGGCCTCCAAGGAGCCGTCGTCTGCCGCCCCCGGAGCAGGAGCAAGCCAGCGCGAGGTGCGGCTGCCGATCGCACTAGAGCAGGCGCTCGCTTTCAAGTCGGAGCGCGCCAAGCAAGTTGGAGTCGTCGAACAGTTTG AAAGCGTCAAGATTGAGCCACCATCTCCGGCACCTAATGAGCCACTGGAAAGTGTATATGAGGAATatcaagatgatgaagatgaagatgacgACGAGGATGAAGCTGAGGAAATCCAACCATCAAAAGTTGAAGTAAAGAAAGAAGACAAGAAATCTTCAAGAAATAGacggaagaaaaagaagaagaaatctaGGACTCAACGAATGAAAGAAATGGAACAAGCGAGGGAAGAGAAAAACAAGGAGAATAAGGgtaaaaagaaattggaagtTGAAGATGATGTTGAAATAGTGTACATTCAAGAAACTTTAGGCTTACATCAGTTGGATCCAATGTATCGGCAGTTTGCTAAAATATTTGAAGCATTCCGGATAACTGAGCCAGAAAAACCAGCAGAGTTCACAAATAAAGATCTGGCCGCAGCAAAAGAAGCGGCCGCAAAACTAGCCAATGCTCATCAGTTGAAGAAAGTGCCAAAACTGCCAGATGACTACGATGAAGACGAGCAGGGTGAAGAAGAGATGtcaaaagaggagaagaaggagaaaatgtCGAAGAGGAAGTTGAAGAAGCTGACGCGACTGAGTGTGGCCGAACTGAAGCAGTTGGTGCATCGGCCTGATGTGGTGGAGATGCATGATGTCACAGCAAGAGACCCGAAGCTGTTGGTGCAGTTGAAAGCACATAGGAACACAGTGCCTGTTCCGAGGCACTGGTGCTTCAAGCGCAAGTACCTGCAAGGCAAGCGAGGAATCGAGAAGCCACCCTTCGACCTGCCCGACTTCATCAAGAAGACAGGCATCATGGAGATGCGCGCCTCGCTGCAGGAGAAGGAGGACCAGCGTACACTGAAGGCCAAGATGCGGGAGCGCGCCAGACCCAAGCTGGGCAAGATCGACATCGACTACCAGAAGCTGCACGACGCTTTCTTCAAGTGGCAGACCAAGCCGCGGCTCACCATCCACGGCGATCTCTACTATGAGGGCAAAGAGTTTGAGACCAggttgaaggagaagaagccGGGGGACCTTTCGATGGAATTGAGGACTGCTCTAGGAATGCCAGTGGGGCCCAACGCACACAAAGTGCCACCTCCCTGGTTGATAGCGATGCAGCGTTACGGGCCTCCACCCTCCTACCCCAATCTGAAGATAGCCGGGTTGAATGCGCCGATCCCCGAGGGCTGCTCGTTCGGCTACCATGTGGGAGGGTGGGGCAAGCCCCCCGTTGATGAGACAGGAAAGCCGTTGTACGGTGACGTGTTTGGCACGTTGTCTGCGACGCACGAGCAGAACGAGATTGATGAGGAGATCGACAAGAGTGCCTGGGGAGAGCTGGAGTCCGAGAGTGAGGAGGAGAGCGAAGAGGAAAGCGAGGAGGAAGAGGGAGGAGAGGGAGAGCCGGACAGGAGTGGCCTGATGACGCCGGCTGAGGGTATGGCCACGCCTTCTGGCATCACCTCCATACCAGCCGGGTTGGAAACTCCAGAGATCATAGAACTCAGGAAGAAGAAGATCGAGAGCGAAATGGAGGGTAGCGAAACACCTGCCGCCCTCTTCCAGGTGCTGGCTGAGAAAAGGGTCGACAGGGTGGGAGGGGCCATGATGGCGTCGACGCACATCTACGACATGGCGGCGGGGGCGGCTGGCGCAGGGGCAGGGGCGGCTGGAGGCGGCAAAAGGGTGGGGCAGGACACGGTGGAGGTGGCACTCGACCCCTCCGAGCTTGATCTGGTCGACACCGATGCCATGGCCGCCCGCTACGAACAGCAGATCCGCGAACAACAGTCCCATCTGCAGAAGGAGGAC